A single region of the Labrus bergylta chromosome 10, fLabBer1.1, whole genome shotgun sequence genome encodes:
- the zgc:172136 gene encoding FERM domain-containing protein 6 translates to MKCEEPIKIDVSETEKENQRDSAHHRRSQDIIMSASTKQERTICVLLPNKHQLDITVGPKSTGQDVFTRVAELIGIKELHFFGLTVVKDNEHIFLDMEEKLSNYFPKQGRQDTGKGSQRRLLPLVLCLKVQYYIENGRLLCERKARHLYYSDLRERVLRSECRQQEEVYFQLAGYALQADLGDHPLPKRDMETTPYFEPKEYFPPWIIAKRGVDYLLCHGPKVHQELWGMSTRDATLLFIRESCRLEDVPVTFYRLQKDKKEERGTALLGLTLRGMQVYQEVNNIRQLLYDFPWSNVGRLTFLGKKFEIQPDGLPSARKLVYFTGSSFRSRHLLLHLSSSHRIYLSLQPSLKHLRQLEESEEKKRYRESYISDDLDLDPPGSESSPGLSRRSTSSSGIEADARQHSLSTEITSMEEEGHRRVEKCFSSATSRGSSCISGFDAGSKGRMEDEGWQEEEIEINVESPKEVLVDDPDEMFQLADLLDGVSVDCSVLSSETCSPENNTCPPESGEDLVNLRNKELQQIPRTQVCVDRHSHSLDDVRLFPTPASLGMTLPPDSSHSYTFGLPDASAHTKTPVDHCQYPLSHCQGKPTFYGRRSTNCLSLHTLGDEQFQEFIL, encoded by the exons ATGAAGTGCGAGGAACCGATAAAGATTGACGTGTCAGAGACTGAAAAAGAGAATCAGAGAGATAGTGCTCACCACAGACGTTCACAAGACATCATCATGTCGGCCTCAACGAAGCAGGAGAGAACCATTTGTGTTCTCCTCCCCAACAAACACCAGCTGGACATCACAGTCGGG CCGAAGTCCACAGGGCAGGATGTGTTCACCCGTGTGGCTGAGCTTATTGGAATCAAAGAGCTGCACTTCTTTGGCCTCACAGTGGTGAAGG aCAATGAGCACATATTCCTAGACATGGAGGAGAAACTGAGCAACTACTTTCCTAAGCAGGGCAGGCAGGACACGGGAAAG GGATCACAGAGGAGACTCTTGCCGCTGGTGCTCTGCCTTAAAGTTCAGTACTACATAGAAAACGGTCGACTGCTATG TGAACGAAAGGCACGGCATCTCTACTACTCTGACCTGCGGGAGCGGGTGCTGCGCTCTGAATGTCGTCAGCAGGAGGAGGTGTACTTCCAGCTGGCAGGTTACGCCCTGCAGGCTGACCTCGGTGACCACCCGCTGCCCAAGAGGGATATGGAGACGACCCCATACTTTGAACCCAAGGAGTACTTTCCCCCCTGG ATCATAGCAAAGCGTGGAGTAGACTATCTGCTCTGCCACGGGCCCAAGGTGCATCAGGAGCTATGGGGCATGTCAACTCGTGATGCCACCCTGCTCTTCATCAGGGAGTCCTGCAGACTAGAGGATGTGCCCGTCACATTTTACAGACTGCAGAAG gacaaaaaggaagagagaggaacagCTCTGCTCGGCCTGACCCTGAGAGGAATGCAGGTTTATCAG GAGGTGAACAACATACGGCAGCTGCTGTACGACTTCCCCTGGTCAAACGTGGGACGTCTCACCTTCCTG GGTAAGAAATTTGAGATCCAGCCAGATGGTTTGCCTTCAGCCAGGAAGCTGGTTTATTTTACCGGCTCGTCGTTCCGCTCTCGCCACCTCCTCCTGCACCTGAGCAGCAGTCACCGCATCTACCTCAGCCTCCAGCCGTCCCTCAAACACCTCCgccagctggaggagagcgaAG AGAAGAAACGTTACAGAGAGTCGTATATCAGCGATGACCTCGACTTGGACCCCCCGGGCAGCGAGAGCAGCCCCGGCCTGTCCCGACGTTCCACCAGCAGCTCTGGAATCGAAGCCGACGCTCGACAACACAGCCTCTCCACCGAGATTACCTCCATGGAGGAGGAAGGTCACCGGCGGGTCGAGAAGTGTTTCAGCTCCGCTACCAGCCGTGGCAGCTCCTGTATCTCCGGGTTCGACGCAGGAAGTAAAGGCCGAATGGAAGACGAGGGCTGGCAGGAGGAAG agatTGAGATCAATGTAGAAAGCCCAAAGGAGGTTCTCGttgatgaccctgatgagaTGTTCCAGCTGGCTGATCTTCTCGATGGAGTGTCGGTGGATTGTTCAGTACTTTCCTCAGAGACTTGCTCACCAG aaaacaacacgTGTCCCCCAGAGAGCGGTGAagatctcgtaaatttacggaACAAGGAGTTACAACAG ATACCGAGGACTCAAGTTTGCGTGGATCGGCACAGCCACAGTTTGGATGACGTGCGTCTTTTCCCGACCCCGGCGTCCCTTGGGATGACACTGCCTCCCGATTCCTCCCACAGCTACACCTTTGGCCTTCCAGATgcctctgcacacacaaaaaccccCGTCGATCACTGTCAGTACCCCCTCTCACACTGCCAAGGCAAACCCACCTTCTACGGCCGCAGGTCGACCAACTGCCTCTCTCTGCACACGTTAGGGGATGAGCAGTTCCAGGAATTCATACTTTGA